In Candidatus Defluviibacterium haderslevense, the following are encoded in one genomic region:
- a CDS encoding homogentisate 1,2-dioxygenase, whose translation MHYYSLGQIPHKRHTQFLKPNGELYSEQLFSTEGFSDLASLLYHCNAPTQILQVEEPFSIAPKTIHDKQLKHRCLKGFHIKPESDYLKSRKPVLVNDDCKITLAAPSQSMTEYYFKNADADEVVFIHEGTGVLKTMYGNIDFAYGDYLVIPRGTIYQFHFNQSSNRIMIIESAGPITFPKRYRNDFGQLMEHSPFCERDIRKPATLETHDVQGRFLLYIKKQDIIYPYHYLNHPFDVIGWDGYVYPFALSIHDFEPITGRVHQPPPVHQTFDGRNFVICSFVPRLYDYHPLAIPAPYNHSNIDSDEVLYYVDGDFMSRKHVERGMITLHPGGIPHGPHPGTVKKSIGAKETKELAVMIDTFKPLLMTEYAVDIEDPNYYLSWLSHEIGEGGIQMNTITS comes from the coding sequence ATGCATTACTATAGTTTAGGTCAAATTCCTCATAAACGTCATACTCAGTTTTTAAAACCCAATGGAGAGCTTTATTCTGAGCAATTGTTTTCAACCGAAGGATTTTCAGATTTGGCTTCTTTACTCTATCATTGTAATGCACCTACTCAAATCCTCCAGGTAGAAGAACCCTTTTCAATAGCGCCAAAAACCATCCATGATAAACAGCTTAAGCATAGATGTTTAAAAGGATTTCATATTAAACCTGAATCTGATTATTTAAAAAGTAGAAAACCGGTATTGGTTAATGATGACTGCAAAATCACATTGGCAGCTCCTAGCCAAAGTATGACAGAATATTATTTTAAAAATGCGGATGCAGATGAAGTTGTATTTATACATGAAGGGACCGGAGTTTTAAAGACCATGTATGGAAATATTGATTTTGCTTATGGTGATTATTTAGTAATCCCTCGGGGAACTATCTATCAGTTTCATTTTAATCAATCTTCCAACAGAATCATGATCATTGAATCAGCAGGACCCATTACTTTTCCAAAAAGGTATCGCAATGATTTTGGCCAATTGATGGAACATTCTCCATTTTGTGAACGAGATATAAGAAAACCCGCTACATTAGAGACTCATGATGTACAAGGCAGATTTTTACTTTATATTAAAAAGCAGGACATCATCTATCCTTATCATTACTTAAATCATCCTTTTGATGTTATTGGTTGGGACGGATATGTATATCCATTTGCATTATCGATACATGATTTTGAGCCGATTACAGGGAGGGTACATCAACCGCCACCGGTTCATCAAACCTTTGACGGACGAAATTTTGTTATTTGTTCCTTCGTTCCCAGACTTTATGATTATCATCCTTTAGCCATCCCAGCTCCATACAACCACAGCAATATTGACAGTGATGAAGTACTCTATTATGTTGATGGAGACTTTATGAGTCGAAAACATGTCGAAAGGGGAATGATTACCCTGCATCCGGGAGGTATTCCCCATGGTCCTCATCCAGGTACGGTAAAGAAAAGTATAGGTGCTAAAGAAACTAAAGAGCTTGCAGTAATGATTGATACATTTAAGCCCCTATTGATGACTGAATATGCAGTTGACATTGAAGACCCAAATTATTATTTGAGTTGGCTAAGTCATGAGATTGGGGAAGGTGGTATCCAAATGAATACCATTACTTCATAA
- a CDS encoding PKD domain-containing protein codes for MKTVYSTILFILFSFSVFGQDIIITPERLVNSPELGAKFRRCEEYQLDIKAIQNQLAVKSQAQQSIEMELNLNNRKVKLQFFEYNMFKPTAKLRTSPTPNAPVYDINPSIRTFRGSVFEDGGGIAALTIADNYFLLAYKVDGETYYLEPTMINQSMNANGRLTFYEIADIIPVAGVYCGAEQVEKFGHDHDPSEVNPNDSRNKACFDVPIALACDYKFVRLTGSVAMAEAVMTGFLNLTQTDWEGQDLQYEYFYGITDLFAPDDILRDPWATTTDIFTHLNIFQMAGPVIFSGGYAVATAWTFNYTSGAVGVAFLNAVCTGNRYNVCSHFSNSSNIARQTQSHELGHNFSAQHDAPGGYIMDPAVNGSTIWSIASNQSIKMYTDFNAGCLLPCSTPNAVPDVKFKATPSRGCRPLVVQFTNQSTYGVTYEWQFPGGTPATSTAVNPVITYTNKGVYEVTLEVRNPRCSKKMTFPAVIEVIDVPLPNFSYGNAGGDLFFEFFDGSIGGEKWEWNFGDGSPKEEGDYVIHEFKKEGNYDVELTVTNECGSTKIKKKVAAFAPVFADFEADTTWGCAEKVIHFKDLSSNNVSNWTWDCPGGTPSGSALKNPIIKYTRPGIYKVKLTANSTKFSSSRTKEMYITIDSLPIAAFTSNTKGFIVDFTNQSTNAKSHTWNFGDGSNLSTDPNPTHTFKEGVYDVTYTATNLCGNTVVKSKLTIFNTPVPSFTTKAQQGCIPFTVNFENTSSVSSTDFVWSFPGGTPSTSTDRDPVVVYNSIGTFDVKLVATNSQAADSITSTQYITVEDLPVSNFQSNVTGFSGFFTNNSINGTKYLWDFGDGKGTSTLASPNYNYGVEGEFTVKLTVENGCGVSTFEQLIAVYLIPKVNFSSDVIRGCAPLKVNFQNKSSVDVNDWSWQFEGGSPLVSTTANPVVTFNKQGKYTVKLTVKNNNGSNASTKIKYIEVISPVLCPDRPKKKGPKISEIGGFYNQELDERASLSNTVNIYPNPANDIITIEGAHIISYSLVNLAGKELASGQTNGNVTSVNISHIESGAYFIKVRETDDFTIRKITIAR; via the coding sequence ATGAAAACAGTTTATTCAACTATTTTATTTATTTTATTTTCGTTTAGTGTTTTTGGGCAGGATATTATTATCACTCCGGAAAGACTAGTCAATAGCCCTGAATTGGGAGCTAAATTCAGAAGGTGTGAAGAGTACCAGCTGGACATCAAAGCCATTCAAAATCAATTGGCAGTTAAATCTCAAGCTCAGCAAAGTATTGAAATGGAGCTAAATTTGAACAATCGGAAAGTCAAATTGCAATTTTTCGAATACAACATGTTCAAGCCGACGGCTAAATTAAGAACAAGTCCGACGCCTAATGCTCCTGTTTATGACATAAACCCATCAATTAGAACATTTAGAGGATCTGTATTTGAGGATGGTGGTGGCATTGCAGCATTAACCATAGCGGATAATTACTTTCTATTGGCTTATAAAGTCGATGGTGAAACCTACTATTTAGAACCTACCATGATTAATCAATCCATGAACGCAAATGGTAGACTTACATTCTATGAAATTGCAGATATCATTCCTGTAGCCGGAGTTTATTGTGGTGCAGAACAAGTCGAAAAATTTGGCCATGATCATGATCCTAGTGAAGTGAACCCAAATGATTCAAGAAATAAGGCTTGTTTTGATGTGCCCATTGCTTTGGCATGCGATTATAAATTTGTTCGATTAACGGGTAGTGTGGCAATGGCAGAAGCTGTTATGACAGGATTCTTGAATTTAACTCAAACAGATTGGGAAGGTCAGGATCTCCAATATGAATACTTTTATGGGATAACAGATTTATTTGCACCTGATGACATTTTACGAGATCCTTGGGCTACAACAACAGATATTTTTACCCATTTAAATATATTTCAGATGGCTGGTCCAGTAATATTTAGTGGTGGTTATGCTGTTGCGACTGCCTGGACTTTTAATTACACCTCAGGTGCCGTAGGAGTAGCTTTTCTGAATGCAGTATGTACAGGAAATCGATACAATGTTTGCAGTCATTTTTCTAATTCATCAAACATAGCACGACAGACTCAATCTCATGAATTGGGTCATAATTTTTCGGCTCAACATGATGCACCGGGAGGCTATATTATGGATCCTGCTGTAAATGGATCAACCATTTGGTCTATTGCGTCCAATCAAAGTATAAAAATGTATACTGACTTTAATGCTGGATGTTTATTGCCATGTTCCACACCAAATGCAGTTCCAGATGTTAAATTCAAAGCAACTCCTTCTAGAGGGTGTCGTCCATTGGTGGTTCAATTTACAAATCAATCAACCTATGGTGTAACTTATGAATGGCAATTTCCAGGAGGAACTCCTGCGACGTCAACAGCGGTAAATCCGGTTATAACTTATACTAATAAAGGAGTATATGAAGTTACCCTTGAAGTTCGAAATCCTAGATGTAGTAAGAAAATGACTTTTCCTGCGGTTATAGAAGTTATTGATGTTCCATTGCCGAATTTTTCATATGGAAATGCAGGTGGCGATTTGTTTTTTGAATTTTTTGATGGGTCCATAGGTGGTGAAAAATGGGAATGGAACTTTGGGGATGGAAGCCCTAAAGAAGAAGGGGATTATGTTATCCATGAATTCAAGAAAGAAGGCAATTATGATGTAGAACTTACTGTAACTAATGAATGCGGATCTACAAAAATCAAGAAAAAAGTTGCGGCATTTGCGCCAGTCTTTGCAGATTTCGAAGCTGATACAACTTGGGGTTGTGCTGAAAAGGTGATTCATTTTAAAGATCTTTCATCTAATAATGTTTCCAACTGGACATGGGATTGTCCCGGTGGAACACCTTCAGGTTCTGCACTAAAAAATCCAATAATAAAATATACGCGTCCAGGTATTTATAAAGTGAAGCTTACAGCTAATTCTACAAAATTTAGTTCTTCACGCACTAAAGAAATGTACATCACCATTGATAGCTTACCAATAGCTGCTTTTACTTCAAATACCAAAGGTTTTATTGTTGATTTTACAAATCAATCTACTAATGCTAAATCGCATACTTGGAATTTTGGAGATGGAAGTAACCTAAGCACAGATCCTAATCCAACTCATACGTTTAAAGAAGGAGTGTATGATGTGACTTATACAGCAACTAACTTGTGTGGTAACACTGTTGTAAAATCAAAATTAACGATCTTTAATACACCGGTACCTAGTTTCACCACTAAAGCTCAACAGGGTTGCATACCATTTACAGTTAATTTTGAAAACACATCTTCTGTTAGTTCTACTGATTTCGTCTGGTCATTTCCAGGTGGAACCCCGTCCACAAGTACAGATCGGGATCCGGTTGTGGTTTATAATTCAATTGGAACTTTTGATGTAAAATTGGTTGCTACAAATTCTCAGGCAGCTGATTCTATTACTTCAACTCAATATATAACGGTTGAAGATTTACCGGTTTCTAATTTCCAAAGCAATGTGACCGGATTCTCAGGATTTTTTACAAATAACAGTATCAACGGAACTAAATATTTATGGGATTTTGGAGACGGAAAAGGAACAAGTACGCTTGCCTCACCAAATTATAATTATGGTGTTGAAGGAGAATTTACAGTTAAATTGACTGTGGAAAACGGTTGTGGTGTATCAACATTTGAACAATTAATAGCAGTTTACTTGATTCCTAAAGTTAATTTTAGTTCTGATGTTATCAGAGGATGTGCGCCACTCAAAGTCAATTTCCAAAATAAATCTTCAGTAGACGTAAATGATTGGAGTTGGCAATTTGAAGGTGGTTCACCACTTGTATCTACAACAGCAAATCCAGTTGTTACATTTAATAAACAAGGAAAGTACACTGTAAAATTGACTGTAAAAAATAATAATGGATCTAACGCATCGACTAAGATTAAATACATCGAAGTGATTTCTCCGGTATTATGTCCTGATCGTCCAAAGAAAAAAGGACCAAAAATATCTGAAATTGGTGGATTTTATAATCAAGAGTTAGACGAAAGAGCATCTTTATCCAATACGGTTAATATTTATCCAAATCCTGCTAATGATATCATTACCATTGAAGGAGCTCATATTATTTCATATTCATTGGTAAATTTAGCAGGAAAGGAATTGGCATCAGGTCAAACCAATGGAAATGTTACTTCGGTTAATATCAGCCACATTGAGTCGGGAGCTTATTTTATAAAAGTAAGAGAGACCGATGATTTTACGATTCGAAAAATTACAATAGCTAGATAA
- a CDS encoding OsmC family protein: protein MNRELSYQLELKWTGNTGIGTKTYTSYERSHEINFKNKPLLKCSSDPHFRGNPNLHNPEDLLLSAISSCHMLWYLHLCSEAGIIVMDYLDHAIGIMTELENGSGHFKEVTLNPQIVITDLTRISEAKALHQKANEMCFIANSCNFPVYHNPTFTESKQ, encoded by the coding sequence ATGAATCGAGAATTAAGCTATCAACTGGAATTAAAATGGACAGGTAATACGGGAATCGGTACTAAAACTTATACGAGTTATGAAAGGTCCCATGAAATTAATTTCAAAAATAAACCTTTATTGAAATGTTCGTCAGATCCACATTTTAGAGGAAACCCAAATCTTCACAATCCAGAAGATTTATTATTATCGGCCATTTCATCTTGTCATATGTTGTGGTATTTGCACTTGTGTTCTGAGGCTGGTATTATCGTTATGGATTATTTAGATCATGCCATTGGAATTATGACCGAACTTGAGAACGGGAGTGGTCACTTTAAAGAAGTGACATTAAATCCGCAAATTGTTATTACTGATTTGACGAGAATTTCAGAAGCAAAGGCGTTACATCAAAAAGCTAATGAAATGTGTTTTATTGCCAATTCGTGTAACTTTCCTGTCTATCATAATCCGACATTTACAGAATCTAAGCAATAA